In the genome of Nitrosopumilus sp., one region contains:
- a CDS encoding FtsX-like permease family protein has protein sequence MLFNKKGSLIGAVLAVTIGILVIHVNFVIFQGLFDAIVRDISDYRNGDILVTDDADYIDKSDLSIVNWFERIPYVEAATPRLSSTAEMNMTKNGKLIEETRVPLVGVDPFRDIRASTVHETIADGSYVFSRNSIVLGSNVAEDLGGAQVGDSVKVLVVDRFGADQIRRFTVSGIAKSPGGQGFDYTAVVHIDTLRDMMKRPGDTGSFMVKLNDPSKAFEVKEFFLRSFPNDDFLAETIEESAEEQLAGFRSGIAMINMIGYFGMMSSAFAIVTIQMMLVNGKTREIGVMRAIGAKRKDILIIFIFQGMIIGAIGAGVGTAAGLGYTVYAKETKMSFNNSLPLEVSYNWEKIIQTALTSFVLAIIASLYPSYRATKLLPVEAMRTV, from the coding sequence ATGCTGTTTAATAAAAAAGGAAGTTTGATTGGTGCTGTTTTAGCAGTAACTATAGGAATTTTAGTGATTCATGTAAACTTCGTAATTTTTCAAGGATTATTTGATGCAATTGTTAGAGATATCAGTGATTATAGAAATGGAGACATTCTTGTAACTGATGATGCTGATTATATTGACAAATCTGATTTGTCAATTGTAAATTGGTTTGAGAGGATCCCTTATGTTGAAGCGGCTACTCCGCGGCTTTCATCAACAGCTGAAATGAATATGACTAAAAATGGAAAACTAATTGAAGAAACTAGGGTTCCTCTAGTTGGGGTTGATCCATTTCGTGATATTAGAGCATCAACAGTTCATGAAACAATTGCAGATGGAAGTTATGTTTTCTCAAGAAATTCAATTGTTTTAGGTTCTAATGTTGCTGAAGATCTGGGAGGAGCTCAAGTTGGAGATAGTGTCAAAGTTCTTGTTGTTGATAGATTTGGTGCAGATCAAATTAGACGATTTACTGTTTCTGGAATTGCAAAATCACCCGGAGGTCAAGGATTTGATTATACTGCTGTAGTACATATTGATACATTACGCGATATGATGAAAAGACCTGGAGACACAGGTTCATTTATGGTAAAATTAAATGATCCATCAAAAGCATTTGAGGTTAAAGAATTTTTCTTGCGTTCTTTCCCTAATGATGATTTCCTTGCAGAAACAATTGAAGAATCTGCAGAGGAACAACTTGCAGGTTTTAGATCTGGTATTGCAATGATTAACATGATTGGATATTTTGGAATGATGTCATCAGCATTTGCAATAGTTACAATTCAGATGATGTTGGTTAATGGAAAAACTAGAGAAATTGGTGTAATGAGAGCAATTGGAGCTAAAAGAAAAGACATTCTCATAATTTTTATTTTTCAAGGAATGATTATTGGTGCAATTGGGGCTGGAGTAGGAACAGCTGCAGGATTAGGTTATACTGTATATGCAAAGGAGACAAAAATGTCGTTTAATAACAGCCTCCCATTAGAAGTATCTTACAACTGGGAAAAAATAATTCAAACTGCACTAACTTCATTCGTTCTGGCGATTATTGCATCGCTATATCCTTCGTATAGGGCTACAAAGCTATTACCAGTGGAGGCGATGAGAACTGTCTAA
- a CDS encoding ABC transporter ATP-binding protein, with product MYGEGDNQVKALDNVTFSIKQGEFVLIVGSSGSGKSTLLNMIGLLDSPTNGQIFIDGTNTTTLIDDEISSFRNKKLGFIFQFSNLLTDLSVLENILLPRQIAGTDGAAEKDAIELLKAVGLEDQMDKRANKISGGQAQRVAIARGLINKPSIVLADEPTGNLDSVTSETIVQLMKSMAKKLNQTFIIVTHDRQHFGEVDRVITIKDGKAFEGDQPSEMEIIA from the coding sequence ATTTATGGCGAAGGAGATAATCAGGTAAAAGCTCTTGATAATGTAACCTTTTCAATTAAACAAGGAGAATTTGTTTTAATTGTTGGTAGTTCTGGCTCTGGAAAATCCACCTTATTAAACATGATTGGATTACTAGACAGTCCCACAAATGGACAAATATTCATTGATGGAACAAATACCACAACTCTCATCGATGATGAAATTTCTTCTTTTAGAAATAAAAAATTAGGATTTATCTTCCAATTCTCAAATCTGTTAACTGATCTTAGTGTTTTAGAAAATATTTTGTTACCCAGACAAATTGCTGGTACTGATGGTGCAGCTGAGAAAGATGCTATAGAATTACTAAAAGCAGTAGGTCTTGAGGATCAAATGGATAAACGTGCAAATAAAATTTCTGGTGGTCAAGCTCAAAGAGTAGCTATAGCAAGAGGATTGATCAATAAACCATCAATTGTTTTAGCAGATGAACCTACTGGTAATCTTGATTCAGTTACTTCTGAGACTATAGTACAATTGATGAAATCAATGGCAAAAAAACTTAATCAAACATTTATCATTGTAACACACGATAGACAACATTTTGGAGAAGTTGATAGAGTTATTACAATTAAAGATGGCAAAGCCTTTGAAGGTGATCAACCATCAGAAATGGAGATTATTGCATAA
- a CDS encoding AarF/ABC1/UbiB kinase family protein, producing the protein MSALRTIQVLVKLLPSILALRKDRKQWINQEKNQIDSEQFRKNARKVLATFISLGPVYIKLGQWLSSRADILPQPYLEELSKLQDSVPSAPFDQVKPIIENEIGAIGDKFDQIDPNSISGASLGQVYRGTVSGQQIVVKVKRPGIEKIVAEDLKVLKKVLPFALRFVDPNLRYSAKAMLSQFIETIYEEMDYTNESKNLKTIKKDMENSTKVVVPTVYDELSSKNVLTMEYLPGIKVTNVKELDEKGIDREQLVIDVHKVFFTMLLKHSVFHADPHPGNISVTDEGKLILYDYGMVGRINNETRFKLIRLYLALVERNPPRVVNAMHDLSMLTPGYNREVIEKGIELSIRAMHGNKPDEMEVQSLMELANQTMSKFPFVLPKNLALYMRMASIIEGIYKTHNVDFKFVKVLRNILQEENLIPRAYVEELKISFDNFSKSIDSALKMGPEMKKLMDEVQVYMKKGKPMVLVSGSIFASATFIGSVFLYQSNEILGFIGMISSGLIMAASGFFRKY; encoded by the coding sequence ATGTCTGCGCTAAGAACGATTCAAGTGCTTGTAAAACTTTTACCATCAATTCTTGCATTACGAAAGGATAGAAAACAATGGATTAATCAAGAAAAAAATCAGATTGATTCAGAACAATTTAGAAAAAATGCTAGAAAGGTACTTGCTACTTTTATTTCACTAGGTCCTGTATACATCAAATTAGGTCAGTGGCTTTCTTCAAGAGCAGATATTTTACCACAACCATATTTAGAAGAACTTTCTAAACTTCAAGATAGTGTTCCTTCTGCCCCTTTTGATCAAGTTAAACCAATAATTGAAAATGAAATTGGAGCAATTGGTGATAAATTTGATCAAATAGATCCAAATTCAATTTCTGGTGCATCATTAGGTCAAGTTTATCGTGGAACTGTATCTGGACAACAAATTGTTGTAAAAGTAAAAAGACCCGGAATTGAAAAAATTGTTGCAGAGGATCTCAAAGTTCTAAAAAAAGTTCTTCCCTTTGCATTAAGATTTGTTGATCCAAATTTACGATATTCTGCAAAAGCAATGCTGTCCCAATTTATTGAAACAATTTATGAAGAAATGGACTATACTAACGAATCAAAAAATCTGAAAACTATCAAAAAAGATATGGAAAATTCTACCAAAGTAGTTGTACCTACTGTTTATGATGAATTATCCTCAAAAAATGTACTTACTATGGAATATTTGCCTGGAATTAAGGTAACAAATGTCAAGGAATTAGATGAAAAGGGAATCGACAGAGAACAACTAGTTATTGATGTTCACAAGGTTTTCTTTACGATGCTTCTAAAGCATTCAGTTTTTCACGCAGATCCTCACCCAGGAAATATTTCAGTGACTGATGAGGGGAAACTCATTTTGTATGATTATGGAATGGTTGGTAGAATAAATAATGAAACTAGATTCAAGCTAATCAGACTGTATCTTGCTTTGGTTGAACGAAATCCTCCTCGAGTAGTAAATGCTATGCATGATCTTTCAATGCTAACTCCTGGATACAATAGAGAAGTAATTGAAAAAGGAATTGAACTTTCTATTCGTGCAATGCATGGAAACAAACCTGATGAGATGGAAGTCCAAAGTTTGATGGAACTCGCTAACCAAACAATGAGTAAATTCCCATTTGTACTACCAAAAAATTTAGCATTGTATATGAGAATGGCATCCATTATTGAAGGAATTTACAAAACACATAATGTTGATTTTAAATTTGTCAAAGTTCTTAGAAATATACTTCAAGAGGAAAACCTAATTCCAAGAGCGTATGTTGAAGAACTAAAGATTTCATTTGATAATTTTTCAAAATCAATAGATTCTGCACTAAAAATGGGACCTGAAATGAAAAAGCTAATGGATGAAGTTCAAGTTTACATGAAGAAAGGAAAACCTATGGTCTTAGTAAGTGGAAGTATATTTGCATCTGCAACTTTTATTGGATCTGTATTTTTGTATCAATCAAATGAAATACTTGGTTTTATTGGGATGATAAGTTCTGGTTTGATAATGGCAGCATCAGGATTTTTTAGAAAATACTAG
- the hsp14 gene encoding archaeal heat shock protein Hsp14 yields the protein MGLVKEVIKEIGNKSREFYEFVLPPIDMYLNDNNLKIVIDIPGFTKKEIELTLCGDILSINARKTIDDKESNTLISNQRPNIIDKKIRLPIEIKEGEEKIESAKYENGILTLIIPIIKKGKDISIE from the coding sequence ATGGGACTAGTCAAAGAAGTTATCAAAGAAATTGGAAACAAATCAAGAGAATTTTATGAATTTGTTTTGCCACCAATTGACATGTATCTTAATGACAATAATCTAAAAATTGTAATTGATATTCCAGGATTTACAAAAAAAGAAATCGAATTAACGCTATGTGGAGATATCCTTTCTATTAATGCTAGAAAAACAATTGATGATAAAGAATCTAATACACTTATTTCAAATCAAAGGCCCAACATAATTGATAAAAAAATCAGATTACCAATTGAAATTAAAGAAGGTGAAGAGAAAATTGAATCTGCAAAATATGAAAATGGAATTCTTACATTAATAATCCCTATAATAAAAAAGGGTAAAGATATCTCAATTGAATAA
- the tmk gene encoding dTMP kinase — MIIVIEGGDQAGKLTQSTLLEKALKKRKIKTKLFHFPDYGTPIGKEIRKYLDGKRKFPPQVIHCLLAANRWEKLNEILAAEEKNSVLIMNRYYHSNLVYGLANGLKQKWLESLDEGLPKADLVILLDVTQKESFRRQKTHRDKFEKNEEFLRKISKLYRTTAKKKHWKIIDASKPKDEVHEEILKTFSKKLGL; from the coding sequence ATGATTATTGTAATTGAAGGTGGAGATCAAGCAGGCAAACTTACACAATCAACATTATTAGAAAAAGCCCTGAAAAAACGTAAAATCAAGACTAAATTATTTCATTTTCCGGACTATGGCACACCTATTGGTAAAGAAATTAGAAAATATTTGGATGGAAAAAGAAAGTTTCCTCCACAGGTAATTCATTGTCTTTTGGCTGCTAATAGATGGGAAAAACTTAATGAGATCTTGGCAGCAGAAGAAAAAAACTCTGTTTTGATTATGAATAGATATTATCATTCCAATTTAGTATATGGATTGGCAAATGGTTTGAAACAGAAATGGTTAGAAAGTCTTGATGAAGGTTTACCTAAAGCAGATCTTGTAATATTACTTGATGTTACACAAAAAGAATCATTTCGTAGACAAAAAACCCATAGAGACAAATTTGAAAAGAATGAAGAATTTTTAAGAAAAATTTCTAAACTTTATCGTACTACAGCAAAGAAAAAACATTGGAAAATAATTGATGCGTCAAAACCAAAAGATGAAGTTCATGAAGAAATTTTAAAGACATTTTCTAAAAAACTTGGATTATGA
- a CDS encoding HD domain-containing protein, producing the protein MKKNYLDIIDPIHDFIRVYDYELPIIDSPIFQRLRRIKQLSGAHLTYPAAQHSRFEHSLGVMHIASQAGFALNEKGLLNSDDVQILRIAGLLHDIGHGPFSHLFEEIIQEKKISHEDYGKKIILNSEIGDILSKTGFDKKLITKIAFGESRFQYLNEIVSGALSADMMDYLLRDGYFTGAEHAKVDHKRITQSLDIHKNKLALERSALYSFESMMHSRYQMFKAVYFHKTVRAAEVMLIEALRLSDDEFGFTSFNLNEFVKLTDEYVLSSLISSKSTKLKQARQFAEDYQNRKLIKCVFERILTSQNNLKKTRTNELRIELSKKSKVDENEIFVDSSVTPSIPLAPSKNESKSIVLISNENGKSSAKEMPISQIPVVSAISGFMNILRIYTHQKNRKKVEIAAKSILGDLK; encoded by the coding sequence ATGAAAAAAAATTATTTGGATATTATAGATCCTATTCATGACTTTATTCGTGTATATGATTACGAGCTTCCAATTATTGATAGTCCTATCTTTCAAAGATTAAGACGAATTAAACAACTATCTGGTGCACATTTAACCTATCCTGCAGCTCAACATAGTCGATTTGAGCATTCTTTAGGAGTAATGCACATTGCTAGTCAAGCTGGTTTTGCATTAAATGAAAAAGGATTGCTAAATTCTGATGATGTTCAAATATTACGTATTGCTGGCTTGTTACATGATATTGGTCATGGACCTTTTTCTCACTTATTTGAAGAAATAATTCAAGAGAAAAAAATCTCACATGAAGATTATGGAAAAAAAATTATTCTAAACTCAGAAATCGGTGATATATTGTCAAAAACTGGTTTTGATAAAAAACTAATAACAAAAATTGCTTTTGGAGAATCAAGGTTTCAATATCTTAATGAAATTGTTTCAGGAGCTTTAAGTGCTGATATGATGGATTACTTACTTCGAGATGGTTACTTTACAGGAGCTGAGCATGCTAAAGTTGATCATAAACGAATTACACAATCATTGGATATTCATAAAAATAAACTTGCTTTAGAGCGTTCAGCATTATACTCTTTTGAATCCATGATGCACTCTCGATATCAAATGTTTAAAGCTGTATATTTTCATAAAACTGTACGAGCTGCAGAAGTAATGTTGATTGAAGCTTTACGTTTATCTGATGATGAATTTGGTTTTACATCTTTTAATCTAAATGAATTTGTTAAATTAACTGACGAATACGTTTTATCATCATTAATCTCTTCAAAATCTACTAAACTAAAACAAGCAAGACAATTTGCAGAAGACTATCAGAATAGGAAATTAATAAAATGTGTTTTTGAGAGAATTCTTACAAGTCAAAATAATTTGAAAAAAACTAGAACTAATGAACTTAGAATTGAATTGTCCAAAAAATCTAAAGTTGATGAGAATGAAATATTTGTTGATAGTTCTGTAACTCCTTCAATCCCACTTGCACCATCTAAAAATGAGTCAAAATCCATTGTTTTGATTTCTAATGAGAATGGAAAATCATCTGCCAAAGAAATGCCTATTTCTCAAATACCTGTGGTTTCAGCAATTTCTGGGTTTATGAACATACTTAGAATCTATACACACCAAAAGAACAGAAAAAAAGTTGAAATTGCCGCAAAATCAATCCTTGGTGACTTAAAATGA
- the pyrH gene encoding UMP kinase gives MKKRIVIKLSGRVFGMDNVKVLKDYAAFLVKISKVCQPIVIAGGGNIARHYISHARTSGADESTLDELGIEISRLNAKLLIYALKNKAYSHPPTSLQEVRHAVDDGLIVVAGGLHPGQSTNGTAALIAEKVKAEQFLNATDVDGVYDMDPNKFKKAKKFKRIEMKNLKNMLVHEDSVAGGYDLMDIVALKIIERSKIKTRILKADPKIIEKAIKGGDVGTEIILPSK, from the coding sequence ATGAAAAAACGAATTGTAATCAAATTATCTGGAAGAGTATTTGGTATGGATAATGTCAAAGTTCTAAAGGATTATGCTGCATTTCTAGTAAAAATCAGTAAAGTATGTCAACCCATAGTTATTGCTGGAGGTGGAAATATTGCTAGACATTATATTTCTCATGCAAGAACCTCAGGAGCTGATGAATCTACATTAGATGAATTAGGAATTGAAATTTCAAGACTTAATGCAAAGTTGCTAATCTATGCTCTAAAAAACAAAGCATATTCACACCCTCCAACTTCATTACAAGAAGTTAGACATGCAGTTGATGATGGATTAATTGTAGTTGCAGGTGGTCTTCACCCTGGTCAAAGTACTAATGGTACTGCTGCATTGATTGCTGAAAAAGTAAAAGCTGAACAATTTCTTAATGCTACAGATGTTGATGGTGTTTACGATATGGATCCTAACAAATTCAAAAAAGCAAAAAAATTTAAACGAATTGAAATGAAAAATTTGAAAAATATGTTGGTTCATGAAGATTCTGTTGCAGGTGGTTATGATTTGATGGATATTGTTGCTCTAAAAATAATTGAGCGCTCAAAAATTAAAACAAGAATTCTAAAAGCAGATCCAAAAATTATTGAAAAAGCAATCAAAGGTGGCGATGTAGGCACTGAAATTATTCTTCCTTCAAAATAA
- a CDS encoding V-type ATPase subunit, whose protein sequence is MGGSKNVYASVKAYSKRGKLLTRADFQTLAESRDLEELMTRIKNTVYGDAVADVQKPYTSQSIESALRSKLADIHYSIAKTSGNSGVLDAYYMKFIISNLKQILKGKILGKPQEEIESHVNLHAEELIKQRDVVVKALVSKDFEEAVASLNSVEFADEITKAAALYNEKKNLQILDTYFDKILFQQLAGAMKNYADKEATKIVSMDIDFYNILSVIRGKFWGLQEEQIQDLIITTSPPAKELLGRMMAAGTVRDAFNELSSTKYKDLVPQVENELDAIAEFERAFEISIYTSSLRSFTKMFSFATIVGITKLTAFEIRNLAAIAFAVEQKIPTETTMSKLILEEE, encoded by the coding sequence ATGGGTGGCTCTAAGAATGTCTATGCTTCTGTGAAAGCATACAGTAAACGAGGCAAGTTACTTACCAGGGCAGATTTTCAAACACTTGCTGAATCTAGAGATTTGGAGGAATTAATGACTAGAATTAAAAATACAGTTTACGGAGATGCCGTAGCAGATGTTCAAAAACCATATACTTCACAAAGTATAGAATCAGCACTCAGAAGTAAATTAGCAGATATTCATTATTCCATAGCAAAGACATCAGGAAATTCAGGTGTTCTTGATGCATACTATATGAAATTCATTATTTCGAATCTAAAACAAATCTTAAAAGGCAAAATCTTAGGAAAACCACAAGAAGAGATTGAATCACATGTCAATCTACATGCCGAAGAATTAATCAAACAAAGAGATGTTGTTGTAAAAGCACTTGTTTCAAAAGACTTTGAAGAAGCTGTTGCAAGTTTGAATTCAGTCGAATTTGCAGATGAAATTACAAAAGCTGCAGCATTATACAATGAAAAGAAAAATCTCCAAATCCTAGATACATATTTTGACAAAATATTGTTCCAACAATTAGCAGGTGCAATGAAAAATTATGCAGATAAAGAAGCAACTAAAATTGTTTCTATGGATATTGATTTTTACAATATCTTGAGTGTGATTAGAGGAAAGTTTTGGGGATTGCAAGAAGAACAAATTCAAGATTTGATTATCACAACCAGTCCACCTGCTAAAGAGTTACTTGGAAGAATGATGGCCGCAGGTACGGTTAGAGATGCATTTAACGAATTATCAAGTACGAAATACAAGGATTTAGTACCACAAGTTGAAAACGAATTAGATGCTATTGCAGAATTTGAACGTGCATTTGAGATATCAATCTATACTTCATCATTAAGATCATTCACAAAGATGTTTAGTTTTGCAACAATTGTGGGAATTACAAAATTAACAGCGTTTGAAATTAGAAATCTAGCAGCCATTGCTTTTGCAGTAGAACAAAAAATTCCAACTGAAACTACAATGTCAAAATTAATTCTAGAAGAAGAATAA
- a CDS encoding ammonium transporter yields the protein MNSRNYKYALLLVAAVSITATGAMSQAYAQSVEDGMDGYVKGTSGIYTGNPNECWYDDGEGGMLPCLIDTGDTAWMLTATSLVLFMSPGVGFFYGGLARSKNIVNVLGMTLIVMGLMSVQWVLWGYSLAFGGIDSDANMFMGNLDYVGFNMVSAWAPLGEVGPCHDTWSAAYQMNEFKEGDMCSQGWPGTVPHQLFAMFQATFAIITPVLIIGGLIDRIKFSAVIIFVLLWGTFVYDPIAHWVWGGGYIGGGSIDLDPDLSPSYALDFAGGTVVHISSGFAALAGALVLGRRLGYGKVPMEPHNIPMVVLGAGILWFGWFGFNAGSEVMVDGITVSAWTVTNTATGMAAVTWVLMSWAHTGKPSVVGAASGAVAGLVAITPASGWVGPMAAIIIGIAAGTICYGCIAFKSARKWDDALDVWGVHGMGGLTGAILTGTLASPHVWDTGDGIGAWTGTAEGMEQQAISIIGAAISIGYAFGVTIVILKVMDAVWPGGIRVTPKEEEIGLDLAQHGERAYVNE from the coding sequence ATGAATTCTAGGAACTACAAGTATGCTCTATTACTTGTAGCCGCAGTATCTATCACAGCAACTGGTGCTATGTCTCAGGCATATGCACAAAGTGTTGAAGATGGTATGGACGGATATGTAAAAGGAACCAGTGGAATTTACACTGGTAACCCTAACGAATGTTGGTATGATGATGGCGAAGGCGGCATGCTACCTTGTCTTATAGACACAGGTGATACAGCATGGATGCTTACAGCAACATCATTAGTACTCTTCATGTCTCCAGGAGTCGGTTTCTTTTATGGCGGTTTAGCCAGATCAAAGAACATCGTCAATGTACTTGGTATGACCTTAATTGTAATGGGTCTTATGTCAGTACAATGGGTTCTATGGGGATACTCACTAGCATTTGGCGGAATAGATTCTGATGCAAATATGTTCATGGGTAACCTGGATTATGTTGGATTTAACATGGTATCAGCTTGGGCACCATTAGGTGAAGTTGGTCCTTGTCACGATACATGGTCAGCAGCTTACCAGATGAATGAATTTAAGGAAGGCGACATGTGTAGCCAAGGATGGCCAGGTACAGTACCTCACCAACTCTTTGCTATGTTCCAAGCAACCTTCGCAATCATTACACCAGTTCTAATTATTGGTGGTTTGATTGACAGAATCAAATTCAGCGCAGTTATCATATTCGTACTCTTATGGGGTACCTTCGTTTACGATCCAATTGCACACTGGGTCTGGGGAGGAGGCTACATAGGAGGAGGTTCAATTGACCTCGATCCAGACTTATCGCCATCTTATGCATTAGACTTTGCAGGTGGTACTGTAGTACACATATCTTCAGGATTCGCTGCATTGGCAGGAGCCTTAGTCCTTGGCAGAAGACTTGGATATGGCAAAGTGCCAATGGAACCACACAATATCCCAATGGTAGTCCTCGGAGCAGGAATACTCTGGTTTGGATGGTTTGGTTTCAATGCAGGAAGTGAAGTTATGGTAGACGGCATTACCGTCAGCGCATGGACTGTTACAAATACAGCAACTGGTATGGCTGCAGTCACTTGGGTGCTCATGTCTTGGGCACACACTGGAAAACCAAGTGTTGTAGGAGCTGCATCAGGAGCAGTAGCAGGATTGGTAGCAATCACACCAGCCTCAGGTTGGGTAGGTCCAATGGCTGCGATTATAATCGGTATTGCAGCTGGTACAATTTGTTATGGATGTATCGCATTCAAGAGTGCCCGTAAATGGGATGACGCATTAGATGTATGGGGAGTACACGGAATGGGTGGTCTTACAGGTGCAATTTTGACTGGTACACTCGCTAGTCCTCACGTTTGGGATACTGGAGACGGTATCGGAGCATGGACTGGTACAGCAGAAGGTATGGAACAGCAAGCAATCAGCATCATTGGTGCTGCAATATCAATAGGCTATGCCTTTGGTGTTACAATTGTAATCCTCAAAGTAATGGATGCCGTATGGCCTGGCGGAATCAGAGTCACTCCTAAAGAAGAGGAGATTGGTCTCGATTTGGCACAGCATGGCGAAAGAGCATACGTTAACGAATAG
- a CDS encoding sulfurtransferase, translated as MLISTSELNSQLNDLDIIIADTRSFKEYSEGHVPGAVHLDLFAFHWIDTTKEGIENFNKQTQNLLSFLGVTPEKKVIFYDSVSGMLAARGVWMLMYFSHQNVSMLDGGISKWKNENLPLENKPNGFKPSKFAGKINPDIITGFEHIRDNLDNLKILDARSIGEYDGSTVRAAQSGHIPNSINIDWNQNLSDDGTFKNDSELLQMYDIPKDTEIVTYCQGAYRAANSFLVLKKLGFTNVKVYLGSWGEWGNRLDLPIEK; from the coding sequence ATGTTAATTTCTACAAGTGAATTAAATTCACAACTTAATGATTTAGATATCATAATAGCTGATACTCGTTCCTTCAAAGAATATTCAGAGGGACATGTACCAGGTGCAGTACATCTTGATCTATTTGCATTTCATTGGATTGATACTACAAAAGAGGGAATTGAAAATTTCAATAAACAAACACAAAATTTACTTTCATTTCTTGGAGTAACTCCTGAGAAAAAAGTTATCTTTTATGATTCAGTTTCTGGAATGCTTGCAGCTAGAGGTGTCTGGATGTTGATGTATTTTTCACATCAAAATGTTTCAATGCTAGATGGAGGAATTTCTAAATGGAAAAATGAAAATTTACCGTTAGAGAATAAACCAAATGGATTCAAACCATCTAAATTTGCAGGAAAAATTAATCCAGATATCATTACAGGATTTGAACATATTCGAGATAATCTAGATAATTTGAAAATACTTGATGCTCGTTCTATTGGAGAATATGATGGAAGTACGGTTAGAGCAGCACAATCTGGACACATACCAAATTCAATCAATATCGATTGGAATCAAAATCTCTCTGATGATGGTACTTTCAAAAATGATTCAGAATTATTACAAATGTATGATATTCCAAAAGATACTGAAATTGTTACATATTGTCAAGGAGCATATCGTGCTGCCAATTCCTTTTTGGTTCTGAAAAAACTTGGATTTACCAATGTCAAAGTCTATCTTGGTTCTTGGGGAGAATGGGGAAATCGATTAGATTTGCCAATTGAGAAATAG
- a CDS encoding GAF domain-containing protein: MVDEVDRIILSHLGKNARMSSQELQKILDDLGHTITGRGIRHRLQKLEKNNVILGYSVILNPNILSKKINRTIILKFKFSKDTSELIDRLAEYVIDSQFCTFSSRLSGDYNWICHFVFDSIEQYDLEINNFLNSFGKLISDFRSYESNTIKSSPYMIYEDQEMKERKRRIYEIIESLKKYDNINDRFQEIVEYIVKYFDASFARIWLVDKQRKMLILKFSAGKYTRIDGNFSKVPINSLKIGHIAKTNKPVVSNDVVNDPRIKIHNWAKKEKLKSFIGYPLSYKGKAVAVVAMFSKKKMNHHDFELFGLFSEQLSKELTGFFEAKDFLSE; the protein is encoded by the coding sequence TTGGTTGACGAAGTAGATAGAATCATTTTATCTCATCTAGGTAAAAATGCAAGAATGTCTTCACAAGAATTACAAAAAATTCTTGATGATTTAGGACATACAATTACAGGTAGAGGAATTAGACATAGGTTACAAAAATTAGAAAAAAATAATGTCATACTTGGATACTCTGTAATTTTAAATCCAAATATTTTGTCTAAAAAAATTAATCGAACTATAATTTTGAAATTCAAATTTTCAAAAGACACATCTGAATTAATTGATAGGTTAGCAGAATATGTTATTGATTCTCAATTTTGTACATTTTCTAGTAGATTAAGTGGGGATTATAATTGGATCTGTCATTTTGTTTTTGATTCAATTGAGCAATATGATCTTGAAATAAATAATTTCCTAAATAGTTTTGGTAAATTAATTTCAGATTTTAGATCTTATGAATCAAACACCATAAAATCATCTCCTTATATGATTTATGAAGATCAGGAAATGAAAGAAAGAAAAAGAAGAATTTATGAAATTATAGAATCACTAAAAAAATATGATAATATTAATGACAGATTTCAAGAAATTGTTGAATACATAGTAAAATATTTTGATGCATCTTTTGCCCGGATTTGGTTAGTAGACAAGCAGAGAAAAATGTTGATTTTAAAATTTAGTGCTGGAAAATATACACGGATTGATGGAAATTTTTCCAAAGTACCAATTAATTCACTAAAAATTGGACATATTGCAAAAACCAACAAACCCGTGGTTTCAAATGATGTTGTAAATGACCCAAGAATCAAAATACATAATTGGGCAAAAAAAGAAAAGCTCAAATCATTTATTGGATATCCACTATCTTACAAAGGAAAGGCAGTTGCTGTTGTTGCTATGTTTAGTAAGAAAAAAATGAATCATCATGATTTTGAATTATTTGGACTATTTTCTGAGCAGCTTTCAAAGGAATTAACCGGATTTTTTGAGGCTAAAGACTTTCTTTCAGAGTAA